In the Ursus arctos isolate Adak ecotype North America unplaced genomic scaffold, UrsArc2.0 scaffold_5, whole genome shotgun sequence genome, one interval contains:
- the LOC113247465 gene encoding olfactory receptor 14A2-like — translation MTNVTLVAGFLLVGFSDSQELQIVYGVLFLVIYLAILMSNLLIIILTTLDLQLQTPMYFFLKNLSFLDVFLVSVPVPNFIVNSLTDSNSISTLGCAFQLLLITSFSAGEIFVLTAMSYDCYVAICCLLHYEVIMNGGACVLMAGVSWAVGGLFGALYTTGTFFMPFCGSNVIPQFFCDVSSLLRISCSETLLVVYTSIGIGMCLCMSCFICIVISYVYIFSTVLKIPTTKGQLKAFSTCFPHLIVFTLFIITACSLYLKPSSNPPTVIDRLLSVIYTVVPPVLNPVIYSLRNKDMKRALMRLVHKTCGQESHSI, via the coding sequence ATGACCAATGTCACCTTGGTGGCAGGATTTCTCCTTGTGGGGTTTTCTGACAGCCAAGAGCTTCAGATAGTATATGGGGTTCTCTTCCTGGTGATTTATCTGGCTATCCTAATGAGTAATCTTCTCATCATTATTCTCACTACCCTAGACCTGCAGCTACAAACACCAATGTACTTTTTCCTGAAGAACTTGTCTTTCCTGGATGTCTTCCTTGTGTCTGTCCCAGTCCCCAATTTCATTGTCAACAGCCTAACTGACAGCAATTCCATTTCCACTTTAGGATGTGCCTTCCAGCTACTTTTAATAACTTCCTTCTCAGCAGGTGAGATATTTGTCCTCACTGCCATGTCCTACGACTGCTATGTAGCCATATGTTGTCTCCTGCACTATGAGGTCATCATGAATGGTGGTGCCTGTGTACTGATGGCAGGTGTTTCCTGGGCCGTTGGGGGACTCTTTGGAGCTCTGTACACTACTGGCACATTTTTTATGCCATTCTGTGGCTCCAATGTGATCCCACAGTTTTTCTGTGATGTTTCCTCATTGCTAAGGATTTCTTGTTCTGAAACACTCCTGGTAGTTTACACAAGTATTGGAATAGGCATGTGTTTATGCATGTCATGTTTCATCTGCATTGTTATCTCTTATGTGTACATTTTCTCCACTGTGCTGAAGATTCCAACCACAAAAGGCCAGTTGAAAGCTTTCTCCACATGTTTTCCCCATCTCATTGTTTTTACCCTTTTCATTATAACTGCTTGTTCTCTTTATCTCAAACCATCCTCAAATCCACCCACAGTTATTGACAGGCTGCTTTCTGTGATCTACACTGTGGTACCTCCAGTACTCAACCCTGtaatctacagcctgaggaacaaggaCATGAAACGGGCTCTTATGAGATTGGTGCACAAAACCTGTGGCCAAGAGTCACACTCCATTTAA